A segment of the Bradyrhizobium sp. CCBAU 53340 genome:
AGTACTGGGCAAATCGTGAAGGCCATCCGCACCATCTACGTCATCGTGGAAGACGCCTTCTACACGTTCCTGGCCGACGACGGCTGGGCGATCGCGAGCCACATCGCGCTGTCGACGCTGATGGCGCTATTTCCGTTCCTGATCGTGCTGACCTCGCTCGCCGGCTTCTTCGGCTCCAAGGAGCTCGCCGACCAGGCGGCCGGGCTGATGCTCCAGGTCTGGCCGAAGCAAGTGGCCGATTCCCTCTCCGGCGAGATCCACGACGTGCTGACCACCACCCGCACCGGCGTGCTGACGATCGGCGCGGTGCTGTCGGTCTATTTCGCCTCGAACGGCGTCGAGGCGCTCAGGGTGGCGCTCAACCGCGCCTATGCGGTGGTGGAGATGCGGCGCTGGTACTGGCTGCGGCTGGAATCGATCGGCTACACGCTGGTGGCGGCCGTCACCGCACTTGCCATGGCATTCCTGATCGTGCTCGGCCCGCTCTTCATCGAGGCCGCGCGCGCCCACATTCCGCTGTTCGTCGAATCCAACGAGAGCATCCTTACCTGGCTGCGCTACGGCATCACCATCGCCGCGCTGGTGGTGGCGCTGTTCATCCTGCATGCCTGGCTGCCGGCGGGACGTCGGGGCTTCCTCCAGATCCTGCCCGGCATCGTCTTCACCATGGTGGCCTCGCTGATCTCGGGCATCGTGTTCGGACAATATCTGGCGCGCTTCGCCAACAATTACGTCACGATGTATGCGGGGCTCGCCTCGGTGATCATCGCGCTGGTGTTTCTGTATTTCATCGCCGCGATCTTCGTCTACGGCGGCGAGCTCAACGCCGCGATCATCAAGTCGCGACTTCCTCACGGCGTGTCGCTTCAAGCAGCGCAGTCGCTAAAGCCCGCGGGGACACAGGCTTGACCAGAAAGGCATCGGCGCCGGCCTCGCGCGAGGCTGCCTCGTCCTCGCCGCGTCCGGACACACCGATGATCGGGATCTGAGCCAGCGGCGCCTGCATCGTGCGGATCCGCCTGATCGCCTCGACGCCGTCGATGCCGGGCAGCACCATGTCCATCAGCACTGCGTCGAAGCCGCCTTGCGCGAGCCTGTTCACCGCATCCTCGCCGCGCCCGATGAACTCGGCATGATGGCCGAGCTCAGTCAGGATCGTGTTGAGCACGACGCGGCCGAATGGATTGTCCTCAACGCTGAGCACGCGGAGCGCCGCCAGCGGCTCCGCCTCGCCGCCCTCAGTCTTGCGCGCCTTGGCCGGCCCGGCCGCATCGAATGTGACCGTCAGGGTGAAGGTGGCGCCGCCGCCGCGGCGCGGCGCGACCGTGATGTCGCCGCCCATCGCGCGCGCCAGTTGCTTCACCGAGGACAGACCGAGCCCGGCGCCGCCGAAGCGCGAGGCGATGGTGACATTGGCCTGCGTGAATGGACGGAACAGCCGCTTGATCTCGGACATGGTCAGGCCGATGCCGCTGTCGGAAATCGAGAAGGCGACACCGACCCGGCGCTTGTCCTTGTCCCTGGTCTTGCCGCTTGCTTTGCCTTTGGCGGGACGCCAGGCCGCGGCCGAGAACGCCACAGTGCCATGCTCGGTGAACTTGACCGCGTTGTCGATCAGGTTCTCGAGTGCGGCGCGGAGGCGAACGGGATCGCCGACCACGAGGCCCGGCAGCTTGTCGGAGATCTCGACTTCGGCCTGGAGACCCTTGGCCGCGGCGCGGCCGGCGAGCGAATCGCCGGTGCTGCGGGCGAGCACCCGCAAATCGAACAAATCCTGCCGCAGCGTGCCGCCGCCCTTCTCAGCTCCCTTGCCAGTCTTGGCGGCATCGACGAACAGGGTGGCGAGGTTCGCCAGATGCTCGGCACCGGCCTTGATGGTGTCGGCCCAGCGCCGTTCCCGCTCCCCCAGGTCGGAGGTCGAAAGCAGGTCGCTGATCGCAAGAATGCCGGTCAGGGGCGTGCGGACCTCGTGAGCAAAGGCCGCGAGCGCCGCCTGGATCACGTCAGGCGCGACCGCCTTGACGTTGCGCTTGCGCACCCTTGCGGCCGCCTCGGACCGCTTCCGGGGTCGTCGCCTGGACGTCCGCGTGGTGCGCGCTACGCGCGTTTTCGCCGCCATAGATCCCCTTCGAAGTATCCTCTTCGAACCCCGGGTTTGGAGGCAAGCATGGCACGGCGGAACCCCTGGAGTCACGGCGGTGTTGGGCTAACCCCCAGAGAAACTTAATCTAATCCCACCAACCGGCGGACGCTGGCGGCTGTAGCCCCATTGTCGCGCAACTCCCGCAGGCCGGTCGAGCGGTCCGATTTTGACAGCTTCCGGCCGTCGCCACCGCGAATCAGGGCGTGGTGTCGGTAAACGGGCCTGGTCACGCCGAGCAGGGCCTGGAGCAGGCGGTGGACCGAGGTGGCGTGAAACAGGTCCTGACCGCGCACAACCTCGCTCACGCCCTGGAGCGCGTCATCGACCACCACGGACAGATGGTAGCTGGTCGGGGTCTCCTTGCGGGCCAGGATCACGTCGCCCCAGGCCTCGGGCCGCGCGGCGACCACGCCGCGCTCGTCATCGGGGCCCTCGCCCAGCTCATTCCAGGTCAGACCGGGGATTTGCCGGCAGGCTTCCGCCATGTCGAGGCGCAGCGCGTAAGGCGCGCCGGTATCGATCAGACGCGACCGCACGCTGGCGGCCAGCGATTTCGCATCGCCAGGATAGAGCGGCGCACCGTCTGGATCGCGCGGCCACGGCCCAGCGGCTTCGCGCCTAGCCACCAGCCTCGATATCTCGGCGCGGCTCTCAAAAGCGGGATAGACCAGCCCGAGCGCGGAGAGCTTCTCCAGCGCAGCGCGATAGTCATCGAGATGCTCGGATTGCCGCCGTACCGGCCTCTCCCAGGCAATTCCGAGCCAGGCGAGGTCTTCGTAGATCGCGGACTCATATTCCGGCCGGCAGCGCGTCGCGTCGATGTCCTCGATGCGCAGCAACAGTCGCCCACCGGTTTCCTGCGCGCGGTCGAAATTGAGCAGCGCGGAATAGGCGTGGCCGAGATGCAGGTGGCCATTCGGGCTGGGGGCAAATCGGAAAACGGGTGGCGCCATCAGATGAATCTCGTCATGGCCGGGTCCGTCCCGGCCATTCACGTTCTTCGGTATCACAGACCGATCGTGTCAACGTCATGGATGAACACGATGACCACGGCTCATGCTAGATAACGTAGGGGTTGGAAGGACGTGGGATGGCCGGGTCAAGCCCGGCCATGACGCGGAGAGAATTTTGCCGAGCCATCAATGACAATCCATCTCGAAACCCAGTCCGATCTCGAAGAGGCCGTCCATGCGCTGGTCAAGCGCGATCCGCGCCTCAGGCCCGTGCTCGAGATCGCGGGCATGCCGGCCTTGCGGCGACGCGAGCCGGGCTTTGCGGGGCTTGCGCATATCGTTTGCGGGCAGCAGCTTTCGACCGCGAGCGCCGCGGCGATCTGGGGCCGGCTATCGGCCGCTTTCGATCCATTCGACCATGAGGCGGTGCGCCGCGCTCGCACCGATCGGCTGGGGCGGCTCGGCCTGTCAGCGGCCAAGATCAAGACGCTAAAGCATCTGGCGCGCGAAATCATCGCGGACCGGCTGAGCCTCGACGTGCTCGCCGAAGAAGATGCCGATGCCGCGCATCACACGCTGGTCTCGCTGCCCGGCATCGGGCCGTGGACCGCCGACGTCTATCTGCTGTTCTGCCTCGGCCATGGCGATGCCTGGCCCGCCGGCGACCTCGCGGTGCAGGAGGGCATGCGTGTCGGGCTCGGCCTGAAGGCGCGGCCGACGGAAAAGCAGATGGCGCCGCTCGCCGAGCCCTGGCGTCCGTTGCGCGGTGCCGCCGCGCATCTGTGGTGGAGCTATTATCGCGCCGTGAAGAACCGCGAGGGCGTCATCGCCGGCGAAGCGAACGCCGTTTCAAACAATGTTGCTGTTGCAAAGCGCACAGCCGTCAAGGAGAAGATGCCGGCACGAAGAAAGCCGGGACCTTCACCATGACATCGATCGACTTCGTCGTCGCACGCAACGATCTCGAGCAATGCAAGTTGATCGAGACCATCCTGCCGGATGCCGCCGGGCTGCCCGCGGATGCGCTGCTGGTGAAGGTCGAGCGCTTTGCGTTCACAGCCAACAACATCACCTATGCCGTGATGGGTGACGAGCTGAAATATTGGCAGATCTTTCCGGCGCCGCAGGGCTTTGGCAACATTCCGGTCTGGGGTTTCGGCGAGGTGATCGCCTCGAAACATCCTGATATCGCCGTGGGCGAACGGCTGTTCGGCTATTTTCCGATGGCGACGCATCTCGTCATCGAAGCCGCTGATGTCAGCAAGCGCGCACTTCGCGACGGCGCCAAGCATCGCAAGCCGGTCGCGCCGGTCTACAATCTTTATTCCCGCGTCACCGGCGATCCCGCCTTTGCCGGACATCAGGGCGACCTTCAGGCGCTGCTGCGGCCGCTGTTCATGCTGTCGTTCCTGGTCGACGATTTTCTGGCCGAGAATGACGATTTCGGCGCGCGTAGCGTGCTGCTGTCGAGTGCGTCGAGCAAGACAGCCTTCGGACTTGCCCATCTCCTGCACAGCCGCGGCCGCAAGGTGATCGGGCTGACCTCGGCGGGCAATGCCGGCTTCGTCGGCTCGTTGCCCTGCTACGACGAGGTCGTCACCTATGACCGCGTCGGTTCGCTTCCGACGGACAAGCCGGTCGCCCTCGTCGACATGGCCGGCAGCAGCGCGTTGCGGGCCGCGCTGCATCACCATTTCGGCGAGCAGATGAAGTGCTCGGTGCGCGTCGGCTTGACCCATCGCGCCACCGATGCCGACGAAGGCGCCTTGCCCGGCGCCAAGCCGCGCTGGTTCTTCGCGCCCGACCACATTCGCAAGCGCGCGAAGGAGTGGGGACCCGGCGGCATCGAGCAGCGTTTTGCCGCAGCATGGTCCAGCTTCGCACCGCTGCTGGAGAAATGCCTGGAGGTCGTCGAGAGCCGCGGGCCGGAGGCCGTGCAGCGCATTTATCTCGACACGCTGCAAGGGCGCATTCCGCCTGAGCAGGGCCATATGCTTTCCCTGCTCGGGTAAAGCGCTTTTGACACCCGACGAACCGGTATAGCGTCAACCTCAGGGAAACGCCGCGAAGACGGCCACGAGGTCGCGCATGCTGGATCGCACGAAGGATATGGCGGCGTCCGCGCAAGCCTGGCTCGATGAATTCGAGCGCGTGCTGAGCGAGCCCGATCGCGCTGCGCTGGAGCGTCTCTTCGTCGCCGACTGCTTTTGGCGCGACGTGCTGGCGCTGAGCTGGAACCTGCAGACGCTTGCGGGCCGCGATGTCGTTGCACCGGCGCTGGCAGCGCTTGCGCCGAAGGCGGCACCGACAAATTTCAAGATCGCGCCAAACCGCGCAGCGCCGCGCTGGGTGACGCGCGCCGGCATCAACACGATCGAAGCCATCTTCGGTTTCGAGACCGCGCGCGGGCGCGGCAGCGGCATCGTGCGTCTCGTGCCAGACCCGGCCGACGGCGACCGGCTAAAGGCGTGGACGCTGCTCACCGCGCTCGAAGAGCTCAAAGGCTTCGAGGAACAGCTCGGCACCTCACGGCCGCGGGGACAGGCCTATTCGCGCGACTTCCGGGGACCGAACTGGCTCGATTTGCGCTGTGCCTCGCGCGACTATGCCGATCGCGATCCCATCGTGCTGGTGGTCGGCGGCGGCCAGGCCGGGCTCGCGATCACGGCCCGCCTGAAGCAGTTGCAGATCGACACGCTGATCGTCGATCGGGGGAAACGGATCGGCGACGTCTGGAGGAAGCGCTATCACGCGCTGACCCTGCACAACCAGGTGCAGGTCAATCACATGCCCTACATGCCGTTCCCGCCGAGCTGGCCGACCTACATCCCCAAGGACAAGCTCGCCAACTGGTTCGAAGCTTACGTCGACGCGATGGAGCTCAATTTCTGGACCGGCACCGAGTTCGAGGGCGGGGTCTATGACGACGCCGGCGGCCGCTGGACGGTAACGCTACGCCGCGCCGACGGCAGCCAGCGCACCATGCATCCCCGCCATGTGATCATGGCCACCGGTGTCAGCGGCATCGCCAACGTCCCTGATATTCCGACGCTCGACCGTTTCAAGGGCACGCTGCTGCATTCCAGCCGCTACGAGGACGGCGAAGTCTGGACCGGCAAGCGCGCCGTCGTCATCGGCACCGGCAACAGCGGCCACGATATCGCGCAGGATCTTTATTCCAGCGGCGCCGAGGTGACGCTGATACAGCGGTCGCCCACACTCGTCACCAATATCGAACCGTCGGCGCAGCTCGCTTATGCGATCTATAACGAGGGCACGCTCGAGGATAACGATCTGATCGCGGCCTCGATGCCGACGCCGCTGGCGAAGAAGACCCATGTGATGCTGACCGAGCAGTCGAAGGGGCTCGACAGGGAGTTGCTCGACGGCCTTCGCCGCGTCGGCTTCAAGCTCGACTTCGGCGAGGCCGGCACCGGCTGGCAGTTCAAATACCTCACCCGCGGCGGCGGCTATTATTTCAACGTCGGCTGCTCCAACCTGATCGTCGAGGGCGCTATCAAGCTAAAGCAGTTCGAGGACATCGAGAGTTTTACGCCCGACGGCGCGCGGATGAGGGACGGCACGACGATTGCAGCCGATCTCATCGTGCTTGCCACCGGCTACAAGCCGCAGGAATACCTTGTGCGAAAGCTGTTCGGCGAGGCCATCGCCGCCCGCGTCGGCCCGATCTGGGGCTTCGGCGACGGCTTCGAGCTGCGCAACATGTACGTTCGGACGAAGCAGCCCGGCCTGTGGTTCATCGCAGGCAGCCTGGCGCAATGCCGGATTAACTCGAAATTCCTCGCGCTGCAGATCAAGGCGATCGAGGAAGGGATTTTGTCACGTGAGGTGGGCACCGCTTAGGCTCACGTCATTGCGAGCGCAGCGAAGCAATCCAGCATCTTTCCGCGGAAACAGTCTGGATTGCTTCGCTGCGCTCGCAATGACGATGTGGATGCAGACAAGCGCAACAGAGACAACTGAAGGAAGGGCCACCCATGTCCGCCATCCTCGGCACCGGCGAGCATCGCTACCGCGTCGTCGAAAATTTCGCGAAACTTCCCGACGGCTGGCAGCTGACCGACGTCGCCTCGGTCGCGGTCGACAGCAAGGACCAGGTCTATGTCTTCAACCGCGGCGAACATCCGATGGTGGTGCTGGACCGCGAGGGAAATTTCCTCCGGAGTTGGGGCGAAGGCCTGTTCTCCCGGGCGCACGGCCTGCATATCGACGCCGATGACAATCTCTACTGCACCGACGACGGCGACCACACCGTGCGCAAATGCAGCACCGACGGCAAGGTGCTGCTGACGATCGGCATCCCCAAGAAGCCCGCGCCATTCATGAGCGGCGAGCCGTTCCATCGCTGCACCCACACCGCGCTATCGCCGAAGGGCGATATCTACGTCTCCGACGGCTATGGCAATGCGCGCGTGCACAAATACACGCCGGACGGCAGGTTGATCAAAAGCTGGGGCGAGCCCGGGACCGATCCCGGCCAGTTCAACATCGTGCACAATATCGCCACCGACGCCGATGGCTGGGTCTATGTCGCCGACCGCGAGAACCATCGCGTGCAGGTGTTCGACGGCGAGGGCAAATACGAGACACAGTGGAACAATCTGCACCGCCCCTGTGCGCTGTGCTGCTGTGGCGGAGCCAGGAGCCCGACCTTCGTGATCGGCGAGCTCGGACCCGGCATGGCGGTCAACCGCAAGGTCCCCAATCTCGGCCCCCGCCTGTCGATCGTGGACGCTGCGGGAAAACGCATCGCGCGACTCGGCGGCGAGGAAGGTCCGGGTGTCGCCAGCAGAAAATTTCTGGCGCCCCACGGCATTGCGCTGGATTCGAAGGGCGACATCTATGTCGGCGAAGTCGGCGTCACCGACTGGAAGACCAGCTTTCCCGACGACGAGATGCCGGCCGTCGTGCGCGCGACGCGGTGCCTTCAGAAGCTTGAGCGGGTACGGGAGTAGCTGTCACGGCATAGCCACGACACGCTGGCGAAGACAGTTCCGCACCAGCCCCCTTCCAAATCGCGGCGTTTTTGCGCGCCTTTGCCACCCCGCCGCCGCATTGCTTCTGCCTGAATAAGTCGCTCAACGGGCTTCACAATCCCGTCACGCTGCATGTAGTATGTCAGTACATGCTGCTTCGCAGCGTATATTGGAGGCCGGGAGCGTTACTTGAACGCACATGTCTCGCAAGGCAGTTGGCCGGTGCTGGTCCTCAACGCGGACTTCCGGCCACTGAGTTACTACCCACTGTCTCTGTGGTCGTGGCAGGACGCGATCAAGGCGGTGTTCCTCGACCGCGTCAATATCGTAGCGCATTACGATCAGGCGGTTCACAGCCCCACGCTGCAAATGCAGCTCCCGAGCGTGGTCTCGCTCAAATCCTTCGTCAAGCCGACCACCCATCCCGCCTTCACCCGGTTCAACGTCTTCCTGCGCGATCGCTTCGCCTGCCAATATTGCGGCTCGCCCGAAGACCTCACCTTCGATCACATCATCCCGCGCAGCAAGGGTGGCCAGACCACCTGGGAGAACGTGGTCGCGGCGTGCTCGCCCTGTAACCTGCGCAAGGGCAATCTCACGCCCGCGCAAGCCAAGATGTTTCCGCGCCAGACGGCCTTCGCGCCGACCGTGCACCAGCTCCACCGCAACGGCCGCCTGTTTCCGCCGAACTATCTGCACGACAGCTGGCTGGACTATCTCTACTGGGATACGGAGCTGGATCCGTAAGACGGCGGCAATGGCTGCGATCGTCGTTGCCCTCGATTGTTCGTCAAGGCTGCCGTCAGCGGCGGCAAATCATTATCGTTTCGTTACCGGACCTTAAGATTCGGTCCGCAATCTCGCCGCGGGGAATTGGCCAGCCGTGCCGCCCTCTAGAGATTGGCGAACCAATGCTCACCGCTACATTGGAGCAGGTCCAGGCCTCGCCGCGGAAGCGGACGATCTATGTCTGCGTCATCCTTACGCTGCTGGCCGCGATCCTGGGCTTCAAGACATTCCGTTTCTTCGAAGGCGGGCTCTGGTACGGCGGCCAGACCGCCGACTTCGCCGCCTTCCACATCGTGGCGCAGCGGATCTGGCTCGGTGATGTCGATCTGACCTACCAATTCGCCTCGTTCACGAAAATGCAGATGGCCGCGGCCGGAGGCACGACCGGCGTCATGCCCTGGACCTACCCGCCTCAATTCGATCTGCTGCTTGCACCTCTTGCATTCCTGCCGGGCTGGGCCGCCTATTTGCTTTTCACGACGCTCACGCTGGCGGCCTATCTGATGACGCTGCGCGCCATCGCGGGAAGCAACTTCGCACCCGCGCTCGTCGTCTTCTTTCCGGCCATCGCAATCACGATCGGTGTCGGCCAGAATGGCCTCCTGACCGGCGCGCTGATCGGGCTGGTCTGCATCAACGCGGAACGACGGCCGGTGCTGTCAGGCATCGCGCTCGGCGTCATGGTCATCAAGCCGCATCTGGCCGTTGCAGCCGGCATCTACATGCTGTTGACGCGCAACTGGCGGGCGGTGCTGACCGGCGCCATCGTGGTGGTCGCAAGCTCGCTCGCCTGCACGCTCGCCTTCGGTCCGCAAATCTGGCTCGCGTGGCTCGGCAGCATCCGCGAAGCTGCCGGTTATCTGGAGGACGGCCGCTATCAGCTGTTCCGGATGATCTCGTCCTATGCGGCCTTGTATAATGCCGGCCTTCCCCCGGCCGGAGCGTTCTGGGGGCAGATGGCGATGGCAGCCTTGGCACTTGTCACCGTCGCACTCGCGATTGCGCGTGGACCGTCGTCCCGCTTCGCGCTCGGCGTCGTCGCGGTCGCTTCCGTGATGATCAGCCCCTACGCCTACGACTATGATCTGCCGATCGTGGGAATCGGCCTTGCCCTGCTTCTTCCCGAGCTTGCCGGCCTGGCGAGCCCACGCGAACGCGGCGCGATCTACGCCCTCCTCCTGCTGGCCAACGTCTACGGGCTGCTGCAATCGGCACGACTGTCCGCCGAGAACGCCCATGCGAGCGGGCTCGAGCGATACATGACGCCAGCCATCGGAGGCTTTGCCCTCATGGCGGTGCTCGCGCTGCTGCTGTGGGTCCTGCTGCGGGAAGCAAGGCCCGCCGCGGTCCGCCTGCACAGCGAGCCCGCCTAGCCTCACCTCCGGCACCCGCGCCAAGGAACGACTGCGCAGCCGGACCATGGCGACCGACGGAACCGGAACGGCCGGCGCCCGTTCAGATCGGAGGCCAGCGGCAAACGCCGCAGCGCAACCGAAGGAGGCTCGCCATGCCCGCAGCCGAGAAGGATCACGTCTACAAGATCCTGGAACTGGTCGGATCGTCCGAGGCGTCGATCGAGGACGCGATCAAGAACGCGATCAGCCGTGCCTCCAAGACCATTCGTGAGATGAAATGGTTCGAGGTGGTGCAGACGCGCGGCCACATCGAGAACGGCGCCGTGCGCCACTATCAGGTGACGCTGCGCGTCGGGTTTACGCTCGAAGGGTGACGCCCCAGAGCCTGGCTAGCATCTGCCGACGAGCGTCGATCAAAATCCAGACAATGCCACCGGTTGAGTACGGTCCCGTGCAATCATCACAGTTGTTGCAATAGGCCGTTAAGGCCAAAGTGAGAGGTTTGCACCGAATTGGAGCAAACCCGATGGTCACGAGCCGCGAACTGGGCAAGACCCATCTTCCGCTCTGGGCGGCGGGATTCGTTGCGCTGATCTGCGTGGCTATTCTGGGTTTGAGCGCCTGGCGCGAATGGGGAACGCGCAATGCCGAGCTCCGGAACGCCGAGATCGACGTCGCCAATCTCGCGCATTCGCTGGTCCAGCACGCAGATGACACGTTCGAGCTCGCCGACACGATCCTGGTCGGACTGGTCCATCGGCTCGAGCTTGATGGAACCGGCCCCGATACGATCAGCAAGCTCCAGACCTATCTGCCGACCCGCAAATCGTCAGATCGCATCCGGGGCATCTTCGTCTATGACGAGACCGGCCGCTGGCTTGCCACCACCGAGCATGTCGACTTTTCCGCCCTGAACAACAGCGACCGCGAATATTTCCGGCAGCACCGCGCCTCTCCCGACAAGGGCACGCTGATCGGCCGCCCCGTCAAGAGCCGCTCCGGCGGCCAGTGGATCATCACGGCATCGCGCCGGATCAACCATCCCGACGGCAGCTTCGCCGGCGTCGTCCTGCTCACGATCGACGTCGCCTATTTCGCAAAATTCTACGAGCGATTCGACTTCGGACCGAATGGATCGGCATCGCTGCTCAACAATGCCGGCATCTTGCTGGCGCGGAGCCATGACGAAAACGGGGCTTTCGTCGGACGGGATCTGTCCAATGCGCCCTTGTTCAGGGAGTGGAAACGCCGTCCCGACGCGGCGGTCTATTATTTCACGTCGCCGCTCGATGGCGTGCGGCGGCTGAGCTACTACCAACGCAGCAACCACTATCCACTGATGGTGCTGGCGAGCAAGTCACAGGACGACGTGCTCGCGCCCTGGCGACAGGCCGCGGCCATGCGCGCGATCTTCGTGCTCGGACTTGTGCTGCTGATCGCGGTGATCGGGTTCTATCTGGTCCGTCAGTTGTTGCAGCGGCAGCGCATTGCGCAGGTCCTCGTCGCCAAGGAAGCCAATTTCCGACTGCTGGCGGAGCAATCCAGCGACATGGTGACCCGGATCGGGCTCGATAACCGGCTGCTCTACGTCTCTCCCTCATGCGTGCGCATTACGGGATGGTCGGCCGAGGAACTGCTTGGCACGTCGGCCCTGGCCGGCATCCACCCCGATGACATGGAACGGGTCGAGCAGGCCATCGTCGCGCTGAAGAACGGCGAAGCCGAGGAGGCGCGGTTCGTCTATCGCCAGCGTCATCGCGACAAGGGTGAGATCTGGGCCGAGGCGGCACTGCACGTGACTCTGGCGGCCGACAGTGGTGAGATCGACGGTGTCGTCGCGGTCATGCGCGACATGACGGAGCAGAAGGATCTTCAGGACAAGCTCGCCTCGCTTGCGACGACCGACGGCCTCACCGGCCTTGCCAACCGCCGCGCATTCGACGATCGCCTCGTCGATGAATGGGCTCGCGCCCGGCGCGACGGCAGCCAGCTCTCGCTGCTGCTGATCGACGTCGATCACTTCAAGAAGTTCAACGACCATTACGGACATCTGGCAGGCGACGGATGCCTGCGCGCGCTGGGCCGAATCCTATCCGCCCATGCCAGGCGTCCAGCCGACCTCGCGGCGCGCTTCGGCGGCGAGGAATTCGCCGTGCTGTTGCCGAACACCGGTCCGGACGGCTGCGCCGAGGTCGGCGAAGCGATTCGCCAGGCGCTGCACGATCTCGCCATGCTGCATGCACAAAATCCGCCTTCACGACTTGTCACTGCAAGCATCGGCGCTGCGACCAGTCTGCCGTCCCAGGCCACGATGGACTGGAGCACGCTGATAGCTGCCGCCGACCGCGCCCTCTACGCAGCCAAGGACAGCGGCCGTGACCGACTGGTGATTTCAGGACAGGTCGTGTCCTGGCCCGCCAAAAGCGCGTGACGGAAGCGATGCTTTACCAGGCAAGCGCACGCTGCCCTTGCCGGTAACCACGGGTTTGTCGCCTGCGCTCTGACCGGATATGACTGCGGGC
Coding sequences within it:
- a CDS encoding sensor domain-containing diguanylate cyclase yields the protein MVTSRELGKTHLPLWAAGFVALICVAILGLSAWREWGTRNAELRNAEIDVANLAHSLVQHADDTFELADTILVGLVHRLELDGTGPDTISKLQTYLPTRKSSDRIRGIFVYDETGRWLATTEHVDFSALNNSDREYFRQHRASPDKGTLIGRPVKSRSGGQWIITASRRINHPDGSFAGVVLLTIDVAYFAKFYERFDFGPNGSASLLNNAGILLARSHDENGAFVGRDLSNAPLFREWKRRPDAAVYYFTSPLDGVRRLSYYQRSNHYPLMVLASKSQDDVLAPWRQAAAMRAIFVLGLVLLIAVIGFYLVRQLLQRQRIAQVLVAKEANFRLLAEQSSDMVTRIGLDNRLLYVSPSCVRITGWSAEELLGTSALAGIHPDDMERVEQAIVALKNGEAEEARFVYRQRHRDKGEIWAEAALHVTLAADSGEIDGVVAVMRDMTEQKDLQDKLASLATTDGLTGLANRRAFDDRLVDEWARARRDGSQLSLLLIDVDHFKKFNDHYGHLAGDGCLRALGRILSAHARRPADLAARFGGEEFAVLLPNTGPDGCAEVGEAIRQALHDLAMLHAQNPPSRLVTASIGAATSLPSQATMDWSTLIAAADRALYAAKDSGRDRLVISGQVVSWPAKSA
- a CDS encoding glycosyltransferase family 87 protein — its product is MLTATLEQVQASPRKRTIYVCVILTLLAAILGFKTFRFFEGGLWYGGQTADFAAFHIVAQRIWLGDVDLTYQFASFTKMQMAAAGGTTGVMPWTYPPQFDLLLAPLAFLPGWAAYLLFTTLTLAAYLMTLRAIAGSNFAPALVVFFPAIAITIGVGQNGLLTGALIGLVCINAERRPVLSGIALGVMVIKPHLAVAAGIYMLLTRNWRAVLTGAIVVVASSLACTLAFGPQIWLAWLGSIREAAGYLEDGRYQLFRMISSYAALYNAGLPPAGAFWGQMAMAALALVTVALAIARGPSSRFALGVVAVASVMISPYAYDYDLPIVGIGLALLLPELAGLASPRERGAIYALLLLANVYGLLQSARLSAENAHASGLERYMTPAIGGFALMAVLALLLWVLLREARPAAVRLHSEPA
- a CDS encoding dodecin yields the protein MPAAEKDHVYKILELVGSSEASIEDAIKNAISRASKTIREMKWFEVVQTRGHIENGAVRHYQVTLRVGFTLEG